In a single window of the uncultured Dysgonomonas sp. genome:
- a CDS encoding FimB/Mfa2 family fimbrial subunit produces MKKTFFLLFASIAFFACSSDEQAIDNGQDPEGLVFEIAAKTQLTTTKAGTPVYSQDASQSVTRVSVHAFKSNGTDYLYVKTYDISDWTVGSTFKRYAVPIGDKLDAGDYKFLAIGRDASDLYQLPTLSSTTKIEDVTATIAASGDESEIFAGMVQAQVLSQGTRVSLTMTRKIAGILGYFKNVPQMLDGKTVRYLRLSASAGNKVVNLGSGIGSTAATTYNIINIDLSTQSVANEMYSGNDLSSAGIVKLPNSQLSGAYMIPVSGVTLTLGLYDAANAVIKTWSVRDGASSTFNITANHFYSLGVKHKPGTTTGSDPGDPGDDDDAIDLLQDQTITITIDPAWNTIHPLTIQ; encoded by the coding sequence ATGAAAAAGACTTTTTTTCTGCTTTTTGCAAGCATCGCTTTTTTTGCTTGCTCTAGTGACGAACAAGCTATAGACAATGGGCAAGACCCCGAAGGCTTAGTGTTTGAAATTGCTGCAAAGACACAGCTTACTACAACAAAAGCCGGAACCCCTGTATATAGCCAGGATGCATCACAAAGTGTTACACGTGTATCTGTTCACGCCTTCAAAAGTAATGGTACAGACTATCTCTATGTAAAAACATACGATATCTCCGACTGGACTGTAGGTTCTACATTCAAACGCTACGCTGTGCCGATCGGGGACAAATTAGACGCCGGCGATTACAAGTTCCTTGCAATAGGACGCGATGCATCAGATTTATACCAGTTGCCAACATTGAGCTCCACCACCAAAATAGAAGATGTAACAGCAACTATCGCAGCATCAGGCGACGAATCCGAAATTTTTGCAGGAATGGTTCAGGCACAAGTATTATCACAAGGTACACGCGTCAGCCTCACTATGACCCGCAAAATAGCTGGTATTTTGGGATACTTCAAAAATGTACCACAGATGCTGGATGGTAAAACAGTAAGATACCTCCGTCTGTCTGCCAGCGCAGGAAATAAAGTCGTAAATCTGGGATCTGGAATCGGTTCTACAGCAGCAACCACCTACAATATTATCAATATTGACCTAAGCACCCAAAGTGTTGCAAATGAAATGTATTCCGGAAACGATTTATCTTCTGCCGGAATTGTCAAATTGCCAAATTCTCAATTAAGCGGAGCATACATGATCCCGGTAAGTGGAGTTACATTAACCCTTGGTTTGTATGATGCCGCCAATGCCGTGATCAAAACATGGTCGGTAAGAGATGGTGCTTCCAGCACATTTAACATTACAGCCAACCACTTCTATTCATTAGGAGTAAAACATAAACCGGGAACCACAACAGGATCAGACCCTGGCGATCCGGGAGATGACGACGATGCTATTGACTTATTACAAGACCAGACTATAACAATCACTATAGATCCAGCTTGGAATACAATACATCCGTTAACAATACAATAA
- a CDS encoding DUF3575 domain-containing protein: protein MKHIINIVLLCIVTLSLSGQTMGLKTNVLYDVTGTFSLGAEIGLSKKTSLDISGAYNPWEFSDVKRMKLWLVQPEFRYWFCERLNGHFLGLHAHAGQYNFSGINFSEKMKNGNYQGNFYGGGISYGYQWILNNRWGIEAAIGLGYAHFKYDKYPCAECGTIIKSDTKDYWGPTKASISFIYFIF, encoded by the coding sequence ATGAAACATATTATAAATATAGTCTTGTTATGCATTGTAACATTATCTCTTTCGGGGCAAACGATGGGACTCAAGACGAATGTCCTATATGATGTAACGGGTACATTTAGTCTGGGTGCTGAGATTGGATTAAGCAAAAAAACATCTCTCGATATATCCGGAGCATATAATCCATGGGAATTTTCGGATGTGAAAAGAATGAAGCTTTGGTTGGTTCAACCCGAATTCCGGTATTGGTTTTGTGAAAGACTAAATGGACATTTTCTTGGGCTGCATGCACATGCCGGGCAGTATAACTTCAGTGGTATAAATTTCTCGGAAAAGATGAAAAACGGGAACTATCAGGGAAACTTTTATGGAGGTGGAATAAGTTATGGTTACCAATGGATATTAAATAACCGATGGGGAATCGAAGCTGCCATTGGACTTGGATATGCACATTTCAAATACGACAAATACCCATGTGCCGAATGTGGTACGATAATCAAAAGTGACACTAAAGATTATTGGGGTCCGACAAAGGCAAGCATCAGCTTTATTTATTTCATATTTTAA
- the ltrA gene encoding group II intron reverse transcriptase/maturase yields the protein MNESKTSCASTDRTKSIAWESIEWNKCEREVKKLQARIVKAQKESKHNKVKALQWVLTHSFYAKALAVKRVSSNKGKATAGVDGKILNTPIAKANAITELKRRGYSPQPLRRVHIKKSNGKLRPLGIPTMKDRAMQALYLMALDPVAETTADNHSYGFRKGRSTQDAMKQCFIDLAKDYCPKWILEGDIKGCFDHISHEWLLENIPMDKVMLKKWLKAGFVFNKMLFPTDEGTPQGGIISPTLANMTLDGLQELLAQKYKARRIKGERNKKYHPKVNLVRYADDFIITSEDRSVLESEIMPLLKEFLAVRGLTLSEEKTKITHIDDGFDFLGFNFRKYNGTMLVRPSKEKVKVFLDKVRHIIETNKMAKQETIIRLLNPMLIGWANYYKYSIASEIFGRADFEIFRKLWRWSKRRHNAKGKYWVANKYYHRVNGRSWTFSVSDSRKKNGEYFSLKRLTNTKTESYVKIRSEANPYDSEWAEYFDKRETYQMLNTLKGRRSLLYIWEKQNRICPICENLINREKEWSIMEQTIENHIKRTLVHDSCRRSVLLKNRRNEPVS from the coding sequence ATGAACGAAAGTAAAACATCGTGTGCATCAACTGACCGAACAAAATCAATCGCATGGGAATCCATTGAATGGAATAAGTGTGAACGTGAGGTTAAGAAGCTACAAGCACGTATTGTAAAGGCTCAAAAGGAAAGTAAACACAATAAGGTGAAAGCCTTACAGTGGGTGCTTACTCACTCTTTTTATGCTAAAGCATTGGCTGTAAAAAGAGTGTCTTCTAATAAAGGAAAAGCTACGGCTGGGGTAGATGGTAAAATTTTGAATACCCCAATAGCCAAGGCAAATGCGATTACTGAATTGAAAAGACGGGGATATTCTCCGCAACCATTAAGAAGAGTACATATTAAAAAGAGTAATGGAAAACTACGCCCGTTAGGAATTCCAACAATGAAAGACAGAGCAATGCAAGCATTATATCTCATGGCATTAGACCCTGTGGCTGAAACAACTGCTGATAACCATTCGTATGGTTTCCGCAAAGGAAGAAGCACGCAGGATGCTATGAAACAATGTTTTATTGATTTGGCAAAAGATTATTGTCCTAAGTGGATATTGGAAGGAGATATAAAAGGTTGTTTTGACCATATCAGCCATGAATGGCTTCTGGAAAATATCCCAATGGATAAGGTTATGCTAAAGAAATGGTTAAAAGCAGGATTTGTCTTTAATAAAATGTTGTTCCCGACAGACGAGGGTACGCCACAAGGTGGTATCATATCTCCAACACTTGCTAATATGACCTTAGATGGTCTACAAGAACTACTTGCACAGAAGTATAAAGCAAGAAGAATCAAAGGTGAAAGGAATAAAAAATATCACCCAAAGGTCAATCTTGTTCGATATGCTGATGACTTCATCATAACAAGCGAAGACAGAAGTGTATTGGAATCTGAAATCATGCCATTATTAAAAGAGTTTCTCGCAGTAAGGGGACTTACCCTATCTGAAGAGAAAACGAAGATTACTCATATTGATGATGGTTTTGATTTTCTTGGATTCAACTTCAGAAAGTATAACGGAACAATGCTTGTGAGACCATCAAAAGAAAAGGTAAAAGTCTTTTTGGATAAGGTTCGACATATTATTGAAACAAATAAAATGGCGAAACAAGAGACAATTATAAGACTTTTAAACCCGATGCTTATAGGTTGGGCTAACTATTATAAATATAGTATAGCATCAGAAATATTCGGTAGAGCAGATTTTGAAATTTTCAGAAAACTATGGAGGTGGTCGAAAAGACGACATAATGCTAAAGGAAAATATTGGGTTGCCAATAAATACTATCATAGGGTAAATGGTAGAAGCTGGACTTTTTCAGTAAGTGATAGTCGTAAAAAGAATGGTGAGTACTTCTCGTTAAAGCGACTAACCAATACAAAAACAGAATCCTATGTGAAGATTAGATCAGAGGCTAATCCATATGACTCAGAGTGGGCTGAATATTTTGATAAAAGAGAAACTTATCAGATGCTCAACACCCTTAAAGGCAGAAGGTCACTCCTATATATCTGGGAAAAACAAAACCGTATTTGTCCAATTTGCGAGAATTTAATAAACAGAGAGAAAGAATGGAGTATCATGGAACAAACCATAGAAAACCATATCAAAAGAACTCTAGTACATGATAGTTGTCGCAGAAGTGTATTACTTAAAAATAGAAGAAATGAGCCGGTTTCATAA